GCACGCAGCGCCTGCCGCGCGCGATCGGCCTGGAGCCGGCGCTGAACATGATCGTCTCGGGCACGGCCGTGCCGTCGGAACAGCTGGCCAAGAGCGGCCTGTTCGACCAGATGATCGAGGGCGACCTGATGGCCGGCGCGATCGGCTTCGCGCTCAAGGCCGCGGCCGAAGGCAAGCTGCCGAAGCTGCGCGACCGCAAGGTCGAGCACGACAACCCCGAAGGCTTCCTGCAATTCGCCCGCAATACCGTGGCGGCGGTGGCCAAGAACTTCCCGGCGCCGGGCAAGTGCGTCGACGCCGTGCAGGCCGCCGTCGAGAAGCGCTTCGACGATGGCATCCGGTTCGAGCGCGACCTGTTCATCGCACTGGTGAACACCACCGAATCGCGCGCGCTGCGCCACGCCTTCTTCGGCGAGCGCGCCGCCAGCAAGATTCCCGATGTGCCGGAAGACACGCCAGTGCGCAAGGTGGAAACGGTGGCCGTGATCGGCGCTGGCACCATGGGCGGCGGCATCGCGATGAACTTCCTGAACGCGGGCATCCCGGTCACCATTCTGGAGACCAAGCAGGAAGCGCTGGACCGCGGCATCGCCACCATCCGCAAGAACTACGAGAGCAGCGCCAAGAAGGGCAAGCTGACGCCGGAGAAGGTCGAAGCGCGCATGGCGCTGCTCAAGCCGACGCTCTCGTACGACGACATCCGCGACGCCGACCTCGTCATCGAGGCCGTGTTCGAGGACATGGGCGTCAAGGAGACCGTGTTCAAGACGCTGGACGCGGTCGCCAAGCCGGGCGCGATCCTGGCATCGAACACCTCCACGCTGGATGTCGACCGGATCGCCGGCTTCACCCAGCGCCCGCAGGACGTGGTCGGCATGCACTTCTTCAGCCCGGCCAACGTGATGAAGCTGCTGGAAGTCGTGCGCGGCAAGGCAACGGCCAAGGACGTGCTGGCCACCGTCATGAAGCTGGCCAAGGCCATCAAGAAGACGGCCGTGGTCTCGGGCGTGTGCGACGGCTTCATCGGCAACCGCATGATCGAGCAGTACAGCCGCCAGGCCGGTTACCTGCTGGACGAAGGCGCGCTGCCCGAACAGGTGGACCGCGCCGTCGAGAAATTTGGCTTTGCCATGGGCCCGTTCCGCATGGGCGACCTGGCCGGCAACGACATCGGCTGGGCCATCCGCAAGCGCCGCGCGGTGGACAAGCCGGACATCGTCTACTCCAAGACCGCCGACCTGCTGTGCGAGAAGGGCCGCTACGGCCAGAAGACCGGCGCCGGCTGGTACGACTACAAGGCGGGCGACCGCAAGCCGTATCCGTCGCAGGAGGTCAACGACATGATCATCCAGCACTCGAAGGATCTGGGCATCACGCGCCGCAAGATCTCGGATGAGGAGATCGTCGAGCGCCTGGTGTTCGCGCTGGTCAATGAGGGCGCGAAGATCCTGGAAGAGGGCATCGCCTCCAAGGCGTCGGACATCGACATGGTCTACCTGACCGGCTACGGCTTCCCGCTGTTTCGGGGCGGCCCGATGCTCTACGCCGACACCGTGGGCTTGTACAACGTCGCCCAGGCCATGCGCCGCTACGGCAAGGGTTACCACGGCGAAGCCTGGAAGCCGGCGCCGCTGCTGCAGAAGCTGGCCGACGCCGGCCAGGGCTTCAACGGCTGAACGGCCGAGCCACCCGCCACGGAGCACGCCATGCATCCCACCGCCACCGATTGCCTGCTGGTCATGGACGTGCAGAACGACTTTCTGCCCGGCGGTGCGCTGGCCGTGCCGGACGGCGACCGGGTGATCCCGGTCATCAACCGGCTGGCCCGGGCGTTCGGGCGCGTGGTGCTGACGCAGGACTGGCACCCGCGCGACCACGTGTCGTTCGCCGCCAACCACCCCGGCGCGCAGCCGTTCGGCACGATCGACCTGCCGTACGGACAGCAGGTGCTGTGGCCGGTGCACTGCGTGCAGCACAGCACCGGCGCGGCGCTGGCCGACGCGCTGGACGTGCCGCATGCGCAGTTGATCGTGCGCAAGGGCTATCACCGGCACATCGACAGCTACTCCGCCTTCTTCGAGGCGGACCGCACCACGCCCACCGGCTTGCTCGGCTATCTGCGCGAGCTCGGGATCCGGCGCGTGTTCTGCGCCGGGCTGGCCACGGACTTCTGCGTGGCATGGTCGGCGCTGGATGCGCGGGCGGCGGGGCTGGAGGTGGTCGTCATCGAGGACGCCTGCCGCGCCATCGACCTGGACGGCTCGCTGGCGCAGGCCTGGCAGCGCATGACGGACGCCGGCATCGCGCGATTGCAGTCGCGCGACGTCTTGAACGGATAACGGAATACCAGAGCGCGCCTGCGAACGCAGCGCGCCGCCACCAGATACGAGGAGCACCACCATGACCGAAGCAGTGATCGTTTCCACCGCACGTACGGGCCTGGCCAAGAGCTGGAAGGGCGCCTTCAACATGACGCACGGCGCCACCATGGGCGGCCACGTGGTCAAGCACGCCATCGAGCGCGCCAAGCTCGAGCCGGGCGAAGTTGAGGACGTGCTGATGGGCTGCGCCAACCCGGAAGGCGCGACCGGCGCCAATATCGCGCGCCAGATCGCGCTGCGCGCCGGCTGTCCCGTCAC
The sequence above is a segment of the Ralstonia nicotianae genome. Coding sequences within it:
- a CDS encoding 3-hydroxyacyl-CoA dehydrogenase NAD-binding domain-containing protein, with protein sequence MTAEYKVQDGVAVITLSNPPVNGLGHATRLGIVEGMVRAGDDPDVKAIVITGAGKAFSGGADIREFNTPKAMQEPTLHAVIQAVESSGKPVVAAIHSVAMGGGLELAMGCHYRVAAPGAQIALPEVKLGILPGAGGTQRLPRAIGLEPALNMIVSGTAVPSEQLAKSGLFDQMIEGDLMAGAIGFALKAAAEGKLPKLRDRKVEHDNPEGFLQFARNTVAAVAKNFPAPGKCVDAVQAAVEKRFDDGIRFERDLFIALVNTTESRALRHAFFGERAASKIPDVPEDTPVRKVETVAVIGAGTMGGGIAMNFLNAGIPVTILETKQEALDRGIATIRKNYESSAKKGKLTPEKVEARMALLKPTLSYDDIRDADLVIEAVFEDMGVKETVFKTLDAVAKPGAILASNTSTLDVDRIAGFTQRPQDVVGMHFFSPANVMKLLEVVRGKATAKDVLATVMKLAKAIKKTAVVSGVCDGFIGNRMIEQYSRQAGYLLDEGALPEQVDRAVEKFGFAMGPFRMGDLAGNDIGWAIRKRRAVDKPDIVYSKTADLLCEKGRYGQKTGAGWYDYKAGDRKPYPSQEVNDMIIQHSKDLGITRRKISDEEIVERLVFALVNEGAKILEEGIASKASDIDMVYLTGYGFPLFRGGPMLYADTVGLYNVAQAMRRYGKGYHGEAWKPAPLLQKLADAGQGFNG
- the pncA gene encoding bifunctional nicotinamidase/pyrazinamidase, translated to MHPTATDCLLVMDVQNDFLPGGALAVPDGDRVIPVINRLARAFGRVVLTQDWHPRDHVSFAANHPGAQPFGTIDLPYGQQVLWPVHCVQHSTGAALADALDVPHAQLIVRKGYHRHIDSYSAFFEADRTTPTGLLGYLRELGIRRVFCAGLATDFCVAWSALDARAAGLEVVVIEDACRAIDLDGSLAQAWQRMTDAGIARLQSRDVLNG